GATGCTGGGTATGGGTCTTAAGCCCTCCGAGGCCAGTGTGGTGCTGGTCGTTAACACGCTGTCAGTAATTATCGCCGGGCCGTTGATGGGCATGGTCTCGGCACGCACCGGCCGCGACCGTATCAAGGTTGTTGTCGCAATCGCGTTTATCAACATGGCCGTCTGGATTGTGTTCCTGGCACCGAGCAACCCACCAGCGTACTGGGCAATTATTGTAGTCAACATCCTAATGGCCGGTCTTGGTGCAATGTCCAACTTCGGCTTTGACTCAGTGCGCGAAGAGGTCGATCGCAAGGTACTCGCCACCGGCACTGGGTTGGCGAATATGGGCGGTTTTGTGGCCACCATGCTCGCTGCACAAGGTGTCGGCTTCCTGCTGGATATTGCAGCTCCCGATGGAAATTACACCTGGGAGACCTTCCGCATTGGCTGGTTGGCTGTCGTCGGTGTGTGGGTGATTGGTTTCGTTGGCCTGCTGGTGGCAAAGCGTGCGGCGGCACGCTTTGCCGCCCAGCAGAGCCGTTTTGAGCTGGAACCTACGGAGTAGGAACTACAGGAAGTCGAGAGACGGAGCGGCTAGAACAGCGAAAGCTGCTCTGGTCCTTCCAGTCCCTCCGAGTCATCCGAGTCCTCCGCTTGCTCGGAGGAGTCTGCGTGGCCGCTATCCTCCGTGCGTTCGCTGCCATCAGTCTGAGCACCATGGGAAACGCGCTCACCGGTGTCAGTTTCGGGGGCTGAGTTCTCCGGGACGTCGTCAAGCGAAGGCGTTGCTGCTACGGCCTCACGCTCATACATTTCCTGCAGCTTCTCGGTCTTGGTAATACGGACTAGCTCGGCGTAGATGACCAGCTTCATAGAACTATTGACCAGTGGCCCCAGCTGGGAAAACAGGACATCGACGTCGCCGTCAACCGCGAGGCAAGCGCGACGCAGGCTCTCCTCGGAAATAATCCAGCGAGAAGTTTCCGCGCAGGTTTCGCGGTCGCCGATGAAGTCCAACGCGAGGGCAACCTGGTTGCTGGCGACGCCATCCAATGTGGCAGCCAGGCGCTCGTTAGGTGCGGCATCCTTGAACAGGCGGGCAATCTGGACTGCCTCCGCCGTCGGCACCTGGCCAGCGGCATACTCAGCGATGAGTTCGGCCATGCGCTGAGCACCGACGTGCTGATCAGTCAGCCAGATGTCGTGCAAGGCATACATGATGGCCATGGCTTGCCAGGAGGCGTGCCCATGATAGAGAATGCCCAAGATGCCGGCCTGCTCCAGCAGCCAACCGACCATCGCTTCCCCATCGGCGCCATTGCGAGCGCAGAGGTTGTCGACATTCCAAGCCATATGCCCTTCGACGCAGCAGCCATAGAACTTCTGATCTTCCTCCAGCTGCGCGGCCAGTGACACTACTTCACGCGCGGCATACGGGTAGCCGTAGGCAAGGGTGGCATGCGACAGATCATCGACCCCCATGGTCACCCACGGAAACTCGCCGTGCCACGGACCGCGACCAACGAGGAAACCCGCCGCGAGATACGCCCATCGGGTCGAAGCATCGGCGTTGTACCAGTACTGCAGTGCGCGCGGCGTCGGATGCCCGCTGTCAGCGTGAATCAATCCCGCGTTGACCAGCATCTCCACAATCCAGGGTGCTGCGAAAGCACTCGCCCCTATTGACGCTGCGAAGTCCTGAATCCACAGCAGGCTCGATTCCTCATACATGTGCAACGGATCCTTCAGGCGCCCGTCGCCGCTGCCCGCAGCATCCATAAACGCCGAAGCAAACGCCACCGCAGCCACCGAAGCTTCGGTCAATTCCTTTGACTCCAGCGTTGCCGGGAAAGACTCCGTCGGATGCGGCTTACGAATCGACCACATGTCGCCCTTGAGCGCCAACGCGACTGCGCCCACCAGGCGGGCAACCACTGTCGATTCGTTGCGTGCTTCCGATTCTTGCTCAAATGTCGGCATCGCCGGTTCTTCTAGCACAGTCAGCAGCAGACGCTCTTCGGCCCAGCGCACCGCGTCGGCACGTAGTTCAGACCACATATAGGAGGGCAAGTACTTCTCGTCGGTTGCCATCCAGCGCAGCTCATTGCGAATATCCACCGGAGCTGTCATCACCAGAGCCCGCACCTTCACCGGATCGCAGAGGAAGCCTGCAATGTGCTCCACCTGGCGAGCCTGCAAATTTCGCACCGTTAAATCGCTGGCGTTCAGAGCTCGCGATGTGCCCTCTCCCGGCGCGTTATCCGGCTCCAGCCCCATGCGCTCCATACGGCGACTCAGCACATCCGCTGGCATATTCGCCACCAAGTCGGCGACGCGGAAGCTGAGGCTCGGTTCCGCCGGGAACACCTCCGAAATATGTGGCGGCACATGCCACACGCCCGCCGGTTCCTCCCACACGAGCCCCTGGCGCTGGCCACGGCGTAGCACATGCTCAAGCTGCTGCTTGCCGACGCGACGACGCTTGCGGTCAACACCCTTCGGCGTATCGTGCGCCATCACGTCCGCATCCGATGCCCAATAAGCCACTTCTGTGAGGGTATCCAGCGATGCGGAATCCTCCAGAATATGAACTAAGTGGGCCACATCGAGAACATCGGGATCACAAAAAGACAGCGCTGTATGCGCTGAATCCTGTGACATCAGCAATTCCACCGCCTCTTGCCCAGCAGCTGAGGTATCAGCGGCTGGGCACGTGCGGCTCAATAAAAAACGCAGGTCGGTGCCATCGAGGTTGAGAATGAAATCCTCATACCTAGGGCGTACCGAGTAATCGACGTTGCGTTCCATAGCCCACCATTATGCCCGGTCGCCGTGCTAAGACAAAGGCTGCACCCCGCTGCCACATATTGAGCCTCGCAGCGAGGTTCGGCAGACCTCTGCCCGGTCTACTCGTGGTCGGGGTTCTCCTCACCCCAAAACACACGATTGACGACACGGCTGGAGTGACGAGTTAGACGCAAATAGTGCTCAATAAAACCGTTGGAATCCGATGCCTCCCACCCCGCCGCACCGGCGACCTGAGTCAGCTGACGCCCCGGCTGGGGCAGCTGATCCGTGCGCTTACCACGGGTGAGCACCAGCGCGTTACGAGCATTCGTCGCCATCAGCCAGGCATCCCGAAGTGCGTCGGTATCCTCCGCATCTAGAATTCCGCGGTCTTTCAGCACTTCCAGACACTCCAACGTCGAAGTGTTGTGCAACTCCGGCACCTCGTGGGCATGCAGCATGGTTAGCAGCTGCACAGTCCATTCAATATCGGTCAGTGCACCGGAACCGAGTTTGGTGTGGGTACGCCGATCAGCTCCGCGAGGCAGCCGCTCGGAATCAACACGCGCCTTCATACGACGGACATCGCGGACCATCTTGGCATCAGCTCCGCCCTGTGGGTACCTCAGCGGATCGATGGCCTTAAGGAAGCGGGTGCCCAGGTCTTTGTCGCCGGCAATCCAGGTAGCCCGTAGCAGTGCCTGAATCTCCCAGGTTTCACCCCAGCGCTCGTAGTAGGTCACATAGGAATCCAGGGTCCTGACAATCGGGCCCGAGCGTCCTTCTGGGCGCAGGTCCACGTCGACCTCCAATGGCGGGTCCTGGCTTGGCTTTGCCAGCCGACGACGCAACGAGTCACAAATCCTGGTTGCCCACTTGACCGCCTCGGAATCGTCGACAAGCGGCGCTCCATCGGCGTCCTTGCGGGGTTCACAGATGAACATCACGTCGGCATCGGAGCCGTACCCCAGTTCAGCACCGCCGAGTCGCCCCATACCAATCACGGAGATAACGCCCGGGACCTCCGAGTCAGGATGCTCCAGCGACCATGCACGGATTTCGGCGGCAAGGGCAGCTTCGAGCACGTTGTCCCACACCATCGACAGAGAGTGACAGACCTCTTGCACATCCATCAGTCCGAAGAGATCTGCGGAGGCAATGCGCGCGAGCTCTGCACGGCGCAACGCACGTGCCACACCAATGGCCTTAGCTGGACTGTTGTGTCGGGCAGCCGCTGCGACCAGCGCACGCCCGACTGCATCGGAGTCGGTATTCAGAAGCTTCGGCCCAGATGCACCGTCGCCGAACCGTTTAATTACGTCCGGCGCACTCATAATCAGATCAGACGCGTACGGCGAAGAACCGAGCACACGCATCAGCCGTTGGCCGACGACGCCCTCATCGCGCAGCGTACGCAGGAACCACGTTTCGTCGTGGAGCTTCTCAGAGAGCTTGCGATAATTGAGCAGACCCGCGTCGGGGTCTGGCGTCGACGATAGCCACTCCATCAGCGTCGGTAGCAGCATCGCCTGAATACGCGACTTGCGCGAGGTGCCCGCCGCCAGCGCAGAAAGATGCTCGTAGGCGCGATCCGGGTACTGATAGCCCAGCGCGGCCAGCTGGCGCTTTGCCGCATCGGCCGAAAGCTGCAGGGTTCCAATGTCCTGCTCCACCACGGAGTTCAGCAGTGGACGGTAGAAAAGCTTGTTGTGCAGGGAGCGGATCTGTGAGCTGGCCAGTCGAACCTGCTTGGCCAGCGGTTTGCTGGCATCAGTGCCGCCCTCACCGACGATGCCAGAGGCGCGACCGAGCCACTGAAGAGCTTCGGTGTCGTCGTCGGCAGGCAACAAATGCGTCCGCCGCATCTTTTGCAGCTGCAGGCGGTGCTCCAGCAGACGGACGAACTCGTAGGCGTTAATCAGCGCGGCACCGTCTTCGCGACCGATATAACCAGCCTCGACAAGTGCGTCGAGTGCCATCACAGTTGGCAGCACGCGGAGGCTATCGTCATAGCGACCGTGAACCAGCTGCAGCAGCTGCACCGCGAACTCGACATCCCGCAGACCACCGCGACCGAGTTTGAGCTCTCGGTAGCGAAGCTCTTCGGGGACGTTTTGGACCACGCGGGCGCGCATGCGCTGAACATCATCGACGAAGGATTCCCGCTGAGAGGCGGTCCACACCATCGGGGCCAGAGCATCGATGTATTCACGGCCCAGCTCGACATCGCCCGTCATCGGACGCGCCTTCAGTAACGCCTGGAACTCCCAAGTTTCGGCCCAACGCTTGTAGTAAGCGACGTGGGAATCCACGGTGCGTACAAGTGCACCCGACTTGCCCTCCGGGCGGAGATTCGCGTCGACCTCAAAGAAGCAGTGACAAGAAATCCGGATAAATTCACTGGCCAAACGAGTCGCTCGGGCATCCGCCGGCTCTGCGACGAATATGACATCCACATCGGAGATGTAGTTCAGCTCTTCCGCACCGCACTTACCCATGGCGATTACGGCCAGGCGTGTTGAGACCGGCGACGAAGGAAAGACCTGCTGAACAGCCACAGACAGTGCAGCCGTCAACGCTGCATCAGCCAGATCACTGAGTGCCTCCGAGACCTGACGGAATGGGACTTGTGGCTGTCCCGGACGGCGAGGACCCCGTGGGTACGTGCCAGCCAAGTCGTAGCACGCAATACGCATAATCAAGTCGCGGTAGGCGCACTGCATCGCAACTTCGGCCTCACGGCCGGTAAGCTTCGCACGGTACAAACCGGGGCCTTCAAGCGTGGCGGGCGCAACGACGGGCTTGCGATACTCCGGATCCTCCTTCTTTTCCAGACTGGCCTCATCAGTGAGTTCAATGACCTCTGGCACAGCCCCGACGCTGGAGAGCATCTCGCGGAACATGTCTGCCTCAGTTGGAAGCTCGGCTTGGAGCAAAACCCACTTTTTTGGGTGTGCGACCAGGTGATCGCCCAGTGCACTCGAGCCTCCGAGCAGCGCAAACATACGCGTACGCAGCGGCACCTGCTCGCGCATGGCCTCATCTAGACCGGACCAGGTGGCCCAGTCCTCCAGCTTTCCCTGCTGCTCCAGCTCGTCGAGAGCGCCTTTCAGCCGCACTAGCGCCATGAGCGCCAGCTTGGGGTCGCTGGTTCCGGCAAGACCCCACAACAGATGTAGGGACTCCTCGTTGTACCACCCCAAATCTTCCAGGTCAGCCCGCGTCCGATCGTCGTTACGCAAGCCCAGCGCTGCGGGCCGCGGCACTGATTGGCGAGATGTGCGAGGTCGA
The sequence above is drawn from the Corynebacterium jeikeium genome and encodes:
- a CDS encoding bifunctional [glutamine synthetase] adenylyltransferase/[glutamine synthetase]-adenylyl-L-tyrosine phosphorylase, which encodes MVMNRPRTSRQSVPRPAALGLRNDDRTRADLEDLGWYNEESLHLLWGLAGTSDPKLALMALVRLKGALDELEQQGKLEDWATWSGLDEAMREQVPLRTRMFALLGGSSALGDHLVAHPKKWVLLQAELPTEADMFREMLSSVGAVPEVIELTDEASLEKKEDPEYRKPVVAPATLEGPGLYRAKLTGREAEVAMQCAYRDLIMRIACYDLAGTYPRGPRRPGQPQVPFRQVSEALSDLADAALTAALSVAVQQVFPSSPVSTRLAVIAMGKCGAEELNYISDVDVIFVAEPADARATRLASEFIRISCHCFFEVDANLRPEGKSGALVRTVDSHVAYYKRWAETWEFQALLKARPMTGDVELGREYIDALAPMVWTASQRESFVDDVQRMRARVVQNVPEELRYRELKLGRGGLRDVEFAVQLLQLVHGRYDDSLRVLPTVMALDALVEAGYIGREDGAALINAYEFVRLLEHRLQLQKMRRTHLLPADDDTEALQWLGRASGIVGEGGTDASKPLAKQVRLASSQIRSLHNKLFYRPLLNSVVEQDIGTLQLSADAAKRQLAALGYQYPDRAYEHLSALAAGTSRKSRIQAMLLPTLMEWLSSTPDPDAGLLNYRKLSEKLHDETWFLRTLRDEGVVGQRLMRVLGSSPYASDLIMSAPDVIKRFGDGASGPKLLNTDSDAVGRALVAAAARHNSPAKAIGVARALRRAELARIASADLFGLMDVQEVCHSLSMVWDNVLEAALAAEIRAWSLEHPDSEVPGVISVIGMGRLGGAELGYGSDADVMFICEPRKDADGAPLVDDSEAVKWATRICDSLRRRLAKPSQDPPLEVDVDLRPEGRSGPIVRTLDSYVTYYERWGETWEIQALLRATWIAGDKDLGTRFLKAIDPLRYPQGGADAKMVRDVRRMKARVDSERLPRGADRRTHTKLGSGALTDIEWTVQLLTMLHAHEVPELHNTSTLECLEVLKDRGILDAEDTDALRDAWLMATNARNALVLTRGKRTDQLPQPGRQLTQVAGAAGWEASDSNGFIEHYLRLTRHSSRVVNRVFWGEENPDHE